A genomic segment from Psychrobacter arcticus 273-4 encodes:
- a CDS encoding ExbD/TolR family protein — MAFQLGDDDSQSMNEMNLIPLIDIMLVLMIIFLLTASVLNPAVPLDLPKTSATLNEIPPEAIQISIDKDAGIFWDSDPITMEELAVRLQQQSATGKDPSVQLRADKDSKYDTVAQVLAAASQAGLSKIAFVNE; from the coding sequence ATGGCATTTCAATTGGGTGATGATGATAGTCAAAGCATGAATGAGATGAACCTCATTCCGCTGATTGATATCATGCTGGTATTGATGATTATCTTTTTGCTGACGGCTAGCGTACTGAATCCAGCGGTGCCATTAGATTTGCCAAAGACCAGTGCGACGTTAAATGAAATCCCGCCCGAGGCGATTCAAATCAGTATTGACAAAGACGCAGGCATATTTTGGGACAGCGACCCTATTACTATGGAGGAGCTAGCAGTACGTTTGCAGCAGCAAAGTGCCACTGGTAAAGACCCTTCTGTACAGCTACGTGCGGATAAAGACAGTAAATATGATACGGTCGCCCAAGTGTTGGCGGCGGCTAGTCAAGCGGGGTTAAGCAAAATAGCCTTTGTTAATGAATAA